In Acidobacteriota bacterium, a genomic segment contains:
- a CDS encoding pyridoxal phosphate-dependent aminotransferase — protein sequence MTTSKAVFKESENVAGMEVSSTLAVLMEAERLRTEGVDLIDLGAGEPDFPTPRNVKDAAELAIETNFTRYTATSGIAPLRTAITEMMRRDFGANYDPSEVVVTMGGKQALFNAMATLLNPGDEVLIPSPYWVTFPEIVKFLRARPVFIDTEPNEFLLTADAVSSAITPNTRLLIINSPNNPTGRIVPPAEFHRIVEVAAANNIWVISDECYLYFAYPPAELFTAGQLPEALRSRVMICGSFSKTHAMTGWRLGFGLGPKQWIQAMLKVQSHSTSNANSITQKAAVEAAIGPQDSVRSMISEYMRRRDWVVPAFNGIEGIECAMPEGAFYVMPNVKRLLGGRVRDSIELSKLLLEESRVVVTAGSAFGIEGYLRISYANSLEAIQEGVRRIAKVARALAEE from the coding sequence TTGACAACAAGCAAAGCCGTATTCAAAGAGTCAGAAAATGTGGCCGGCATGGAAGTCTCTTCCACGCTGGCCGTTTTGATGGAAGCGGAGCGGCTTCGAACTGAAGGGGTCGATCTGATTGACCTCGGAGCTGGAGAGCCCGACTTCCCTACCCCGCGCAACGTGAAAGACGCTGCCGAGCTAGCCATCGAAACTAATTTCACGCGCTACACGGCTACCAGCGGAATCGCTCCGCTGCGCACGGCGATCACCGAGATGATGCGCCGCGACTTCGGCGCAAACTACGATCCATCCGAAGTGGTTGTCACAATGGGGGGCAAACAGGCCCTCTTCAATGCGATGGCAACGCTGCTCAACCCGGGCGACGAAGTGTTGATTCCGTCGCCTTACTGGGTCACATTTCCTGAGATCGTCAAGTTCTTACGCGCGCGTCCGGTCTTCATCGACACCGAGCCGAACGAGTTTCTGTTGACGGCCGACGCGGTCAGCAGCGCCATCACACCAAACACCAGGCTGCTGATCATCAACTCGCCGAACAACCCGACCGGCCGCATAGTTCCACCGGCGGAGTTTCACAGAATCGTGGAAGTCGCTGCTGCCAACAACATCTGGGTGATCAGCGACGAGTGCTATCTGTATTTTGCTTATCCTCCCGCCGAACTCTTCACCGCCGGTCAGTTACCGGAAGCGCTGCGTTCGCGTGTGATGATCTGCGGGTCGTTCTCCAAAACTCACGCGATGACCGGATGGCGATTGGGCTTTGGGCTGGGGCCGAAGCAGTGGATTCAGGCGATGCTCAAAGTGCAGAGTCATTCCACCTCGAACGCTAATTCGATAACCCAAAAAGCCGCCGTCGAGGCGGCGATCGGTCCTCAGGACTCGGTGCGCTCGATGATAAGCGAGTACATGCGCCGGCGCGATTGGGTGGTTCCGGCATTTAATGGGATCGAAGGCATCGAGTGCGCGATGCCTGAGGGCGCCTTCTACGTGATGCCAAACGTGAAGCGCTTGTTGGGCGGGCGTGTGCGCGACTCGATCGAGCTTTCAAAACTGCTGCTTGAGGAATCGCGGGTAGTCGTGACTGCGGGTTCAGCTTTCGGGATCGAAGGCTACCTTAGGATCTCGTACGCCAACTCACTCGAGGCAATTCAGGAGGGCGTGCGTAGAATCGCCAAGGTTGCAAGGGCACTAGCCGAAGAATAG
- the coaD gene encoding pantetheine-phosphate adenylyltransferase gives MRRAIYPGSFDPITMGHLDIIERSARLFDEVIVALLLNVEKQPMFTTEERVEMIGEVIPWKNVRVGTFEGLLVHYAVQQQAQFVVRGIRAISDYEYELQMALMNRRLEHNVETVFLMAGEAYSYISSRLIKEVFKLGGSIKDLVPESVEKRMRDKIANG, from the coding sequence ATGCGTCGCGCAATCTACCCGGGGTCATTCGACCCCATAACGATGGGTCACCTCGACATCATCGAACGATCAGCCAGGCTTTTCGATGAAGTCATCGTCGCTCTCCTCCTCAACGTAGAAAAGCAACCGATGTTCACGACCGAAGAGCGCGTCGAGATGATCGGCGAGGTCATTCCGTGGAAGAACGTGCGAGTCGGCACTTTCGAAGGGTTGCTGGTCCACTACGCGGTCCAGCAGCAGGCCCAGTTCGTGGTTCGCGGCATTCGCGCTATTTCCGACTACGAGTACGAGCTTCAGATGGCGTTGATGAACCGGCGCCTCGAGCATAACGTGGAAACGGTCTTCCTGATGGCGGGAGAAGCGTATTCTTACATCAGCTCGCGGCTGATCAAGGAAGTCTTCAAACTGGGCGGCTCGATCAAAGACCTCGTGCCGGAATCGGTGGAAAAACGAATGCGCGATAAGATTGCAAACGGGTGA
- the rsmD gene encoding 16S rRNA (guanine(966)-N(2))-methyltransferase RsmD, with product MTDYGPRTIHIEACRRILYDHVAEMRVIGGIHRGRTLRTVGGLAVRPTSDRLRETLFNILAPRIDGSRFLDICAGSGAVGIEALSRGASEVTFIERSRYACAAIDANLASLGIDPETPETPETPETPETMIVNREATASLKRLDRESRRFDIIFFDPPYASQLYIQVMNQLGSGNLLANEGLVIVEHRAKTPPAPEYEKLRIFREVKQGESGLAFYETLPD from the coding sequence ATCACGGACTACGGACCACGGACTATTCACATTGAGGCCTGCAGGAGGATTCTCTATGATCACGTTGCCGAAATGAGAGTGATTGGCGGAATTCATCGCGGGAGAACACTGCGCACGGTCGGGGGGCTGGCCGTGCGGCCCACATCGGACCGCCTTCGAGAAACGTTGTTCAACATCCTCGCTCCGCGGATCGATGGCAGCCGCTTCCTGGACATCTGCGCAGGCTCGGGAGCCGTCGGCATTGAAGCGCTCAGCCGTGGCGCCAGTGAGGTCACGTTCATCGAACGCTCGCGCTACGCATGCGCGGCGATTGACGCCAACCTCGCCTCGCTTGGGATTGACCCAGAAACCCCAGAAACCCCAGAAACCCCAGAAACCCCAGAAACAATGATCGTCAACCGCGAAGCCACGGCGTCCCTCAAACGGCTCGATCGGGAGTCCAGACGATTCGACATAATTTTTTTTGATCCGCCGTACGCCTCGCAGCTCTACATTCAAGTAATGAACCAACTCGGCTCGGGGAATCTGCTGGCGAACGAGGGTCTCGTCATCGTCGAGCACCGAGCTAAGACTCCTCCTGCGCCGGAGTACGAGAAGCTGCGAATATTCCGCGAAGTGAAGCAGGGAGAATCCGGGCTGGCGTTTTATGAAACACTCCCTGACTGA
- a CDS encoding carboxypeptidase-like regulatory domain-containing protein, translating into MNRVFISALFVFCLASVVLAVPQGTGTLKGKIESEKGKPIAGAEVRATRSRDRSVKETKTDEAGNYSFELLPDDYTVSFDAEGYQGGTLVQMQQVEEGKENTVKTIRLGKARNRTSLIRGAVFESRGASLAGVHLKLERVPTADEEKDHKRFHSISMSYTSNSRGEFAFRVPAARARYKITATLGGYKPETKMVEVSEGEAVPLAFSLEPVKN; encoded by the coding sequence ATGAATAGAGTCTTCATAAGCGCTCTGTTTGTGTTCTGCCTGGCGAGTGTCGTCCTAGCTGTTCCGCAAGGGACCGGAACTCTCAAAGGCAAGATCGAGAGCGAAAAGGGCAAGCCGATTGCCGGTGCTGAAGTTCGGGCTACGCGCAGCCGCGACCGGTCAGTCAAAGAAACAAAGACGGACGAAGCCGGCAATTATTCTTTTGAGCTCCTGCCAGATGATTACACTGTGAGCTTCGACGCCGAAGGGTACCAGGGTGGAACGCTTGTCCAGATGCAGCAAGTCGAAGAAGGAAAAGAAAACACCGTCAAGACCATAAGGCTCGGAAAGGCCAGGAATCGCACTTCGCTTATACGCGGGGCCGTGTTTGAGTCGAGAGGCGCTTCGCTGGCCGGCGTGCACCTGAAGCTCGAACGAGTGCCCACCGCCGACGAAGAGAAGGATCATAAGCGCTTCCATTCAATTTCGATGAGCTACACGAGCAACAGTCGCGGAGAGTTCGCGTTTCGAGTACCGGCCGCTCGCGCCAGATATAAGATTACGGCCACGCTCGGCGGCTATAAGCCGGAAACCAAGATGGTTGAGGTAAGCGAGGGCGAGGCTGTTCCTTTAGCATTTTCACTTGAACCGGTGAAAAATTAA
- a CDS encoding helix-turn-helix domain-containing protein, producing the protein MPAERQKHHAKAGEAITPEQPKDKRADYLTARQLADVLQVSEATIHRLRRAGRIPAVLLTDRLIRFNLRDVQKALRPQSASHSLDGSEAEQEQEPSPQLSFEDLLSDSGKTETAPSAD; encoded by the coding sequence GTGCCAGCAGAGCGACAAAAACACCACGCGAAAGCCGGCGAAGCCATCACGCCGGAACAGCCAAAGGACAAACGCGCCGACTACCTGACCGCCCGCCAGCTTGCCGACGTTCTGCAGGTTAGCGAAGCAACCATCCATCGCCTTCGCCGCGCAGGACGCATCCCGGCAGTGCTGCTCACCGATAGGTTGATTCGGTTCAACTTGCGCGATGTGCAAAAGGCGCTGCGGCCACAGTCCGCGTCTCATTCTTTGGACGGCAGTGAGGCTGAGCAGGAGCAAGAGCCAAGCCCGCAATTGTCATTTGAGGATCTCCTCTCCGATTCAGGCAAGACCGAGACGGCCCCAAGCGCCGATTGA
- a CDS encoding NUDIX hydrolase: MIEDERLAAGGLVIDNGTGTPRVLLVHRPLYDDWSFPKGKLDPGETVEEAALREVREETGLECRIIRKLATTRYRYRTRSKGRLRPKAVHYFLMERVNGEIQAPGEEVDRAEWFEFDEAARKLSYEQDGKLLRFILTGEDYCLWL; encoded by the coding sequence GTGATCGAAGACGAAAGGCTCGCGGCCGGTGGATTAGTGATTGATAACGGGACTGGTACGCCGCGCGTGTTGCTTGTGCATCGCCCGCTATATGACGACTGGTCTTTCCCAAAAGGAAAGTTGGACCCGGGCGAGACCGTAGAAGAAGCCGCATTGCGCGAAGTGAGAGAAGAAACCGGGCTCGAGTGCCGCATCATCCGCAAGCTTGCGACCACGCGTTACCGCTATCGAACGCGCAGTAAAGGGCGGCTCAGACCGAAGGCTGTCCACTACTTTCTGATGGAGCGCGTGAACGGCGAGATCCAGGCGCCGGGTGAAGAAGTCGACCGCGCCGAGTGGTTTGAATTTGACGAAGCCGCCCGCAAACTCAGCTACGAGCAGGACGGCAAGCTCCTTCGCTTCATTTTGACCGGCGAGGACTATTGCTTGTGGTTATAG
- a CDS encoding SAM-dependent chlorinase/fluorinase, giving the protein MAEKKTLITMTTDFGEADYFVPAMKGVIYSINPAVEIVDLTHQIPAHDIYAAAFTLMCCYKDFPGNTIHLTVVDPGVGSARRPIMVMIDDYNFIGPDNGVFSYIYQRAHVNRVVHFTAEHYFRQPVSSTFHGRDVFAPCAAYVSKLVDWRMMGEEISDPVRFNTPTPTVVAGQIRGTVIHIDRFGNLITNITTAELTEDLIRAGARVRVGKHEATRVLANFAEANQNELFAYFGSAGFLELAVPRQSAARVVEARRGIEVEVGVP; this is encoded by the coding sequence ATGGCTGAAAAGAAAACGCTCATAACAATGACCACAGACTTCGGCGAAGCCGACTACTTCGTCCCGGCGATGAAAGGCGTGATTTATTCGATCAATCCTGCGGTTGAAATCGTCGACCTCACGCATCAGATACCCGCCCACGATATCTATGCCGCCGCCTTCACGCTGATGTGCTGCTACAAGGATTTCCCCGGGAACACGATTCATCTGACGGTTGTGGATCCCGGCGTGGGATCGGCCCGCCGCCCGATAATGGTGATGATCGACGACTACAACTTCATCGGTCCCGACAACGGAGTGTTCAGCTACATCTACCAGCGAGCTCATGTAAATCGAGTTGTGCACTTCACGGCGGAGCATTATTTCCGCCAACCCGTTTCGAGCACTTTTCATGGCCGCGACGTCTTCGCTCCCTGCGCGGCTTATGTGTCCAAGCTTGTTGACTGGCGAATGATGGGAGAGGAGATCAGCGATCCGGTTCGTTTCAACACTCCAACCCCGACTGTTGTTGCCGGCCAGATTCGGGGAACTGTGATTCACATCGACCGCTTTGGCAACCTGATAACTAACATAACAACCGCGGAGCTGACCGAAGATCTCATTCGTGCCGGCGCCCGCGTGCGAGTTGGGAAGCACGAGGCGACGCGAGTGCTGGCTAATTTTGCTGAAGCAAATCAGAACGAACTATTCGCCTACTTCGGCAGCGCCGGCTTCCTGGAACTCGCGGTGCCGCGCCAGTCGGCGGCGCGGGTTGTCGAAGCCCGGCGGGGAATCGAGGTCGAGGTAGGTGTGCCCTGA
- a CDS encoding citrate synthase — MPGEANVAKAGLEGIVAAESRISDVNGDEGKLIYCGYDIHDLAEHSTFEEVVYLLWHGQLPTRAALDELKQQLSRETSLPVQIQELIVSATPKNANPMDMLRTVVSALALYDPDGPDMSEEANQRKAIRLTAKFPTIVTTFQRVRNGLEPVEPRKDLSLAANFLFTLRGEEPDEVSTRTMDLAFVLHADHELNASTFAARVTAATLSDMYSAIVSAIGTLKGPLHGGANEGVIKNLLEIGSVDNVEAWVKKALVEKKKIMGFGHRVYHTEDPRATHLREMSGLLGERTGEKKWYEMSRKMEEVMMREKHLNPNVDFYSASTYYALGIPTDLFTPIFACSRISGWTAHVLEQYRNNRLIRPRAEYIGPRGLKYIPIEQRD, encoded by the coding sequence ATGCCGGGTGAAGCCAACGTAGCCAAGGCTGGCCTCGAAGGAATAGTTGCTGCCGAGTCTCGAATCAGCGACGTAAACGGCGACGAAGGTAAGCTCATCTATTGCGGGTACGATATTCACGACCTCGCCGAGCACTCGACTTTTGAAGAGGTTGTGTATCTGCTTTGGCATGGTCAGCTTCCCACTCGCGCCGCGCTTGACGAGCTCAAGCAGCAACTCAGCCGCGAAACAAGCCTCCCAGTTCAAATTCAAGAGCTGATTGTTAGCGCGACTCCTAAGAACGCGAACCCGATGGACATGCTGCGCACGGTCGTCTCCGCGCTGGCGCTCTACGATCCGGACGGCCCGGATATGTCGGAAGAGGCAAACCAGCGCAAGGCTATTCGATTGACGGCCAAGTTCCCGACCATAGTCACGACTTTCCAGCGAGTGCGCAACGGGCTGGAGCCGGTCGAGCCGCGCAAAGACCTATCACTGGCCGCTAACTTTCTTTTCACACTACGCGGCGAGGAACCCGATGAGGTTTCGACTCGCACGATGGATTTAGCTTTTGTCTTGCACGCCGATCATGAGCTGAACGCTTCGACCTTTGCCGCGCGAGTCACCGCCGCAACGTTGTCCGATATGTACTCGGCGATCGTGTCGGCGATCGGCACGTTGAAGGGCCCGCTGCACGGGGGCGCAAATGAAGGAGTGATCAAGAACCTGCTTGAAATCGGCTCGGTCGACAATGTCGAAGCCTGGGTGAAGAAGGCCCTTGTCGAAAAGAAGAAGATCATGGGATTCGGTCACAGGGTCTATCACACAGAAGATCCTCGGGCGACTCATCTCCGCGAGATGTCCGGGCTTCTGGGCGAGCGCACCGGCGAGAAGAAATGGTACGAGATGTCGCGCAAGATGGAAGAAGTGATGATGCGCGAGAAGCACTTGAACCCGAACGTGGACTTTTACTCGGCTTCGACCTACTACGCGCTCGGTATTCCTACCGACCTGTTCACGCCGATTTTCGCTTGCAGCCGCATCTCCGGGTGGACAGCGCACGTGCTCGAACAGTACAGGAACAACCGGCTGATTCGGCCACGAGCTGAGTACATTGGCCCGCGCGGATTGAAGTACATTCCTATTGAACAGCGTGACTAA